A region of the Desulfobacter postgatei 2ac9 genome:
CCGGGGCGAAGCAAAACGTGTGATTAAAGATGCCGAAGGGTATGCCATTGATCGGGTGAACCGTGCCCAGGGTGATGCTGTCAAATTCAAGGCCATCTATGATGAGTACGTCCAGGCAAAGGATGTAACCCGGAAACGGATGTATCTGGAAGCCATGCTTGAAGTCCTGCCCAAACTGGAAAATAAATATATTATTGATTCGGATCAGAAAAATTTGCTGCCGTTTGTAAATATGGGGGCTAAATTATCAGATCAGACCCTTCGGAAAGGTGACTAAGTATGGAAGATGCAAATAGTAATATGGGAAGGGTGAATGCCGTTTTTTTCGCGATTGCAGTCATTGCGGCTTTGGTTTTGTATAATTCTGCCTATGTGATAGATGAAACCGAACAAGTGGTTATTACCCAGTTCGGGCGTATTATAGGTGATGCGAAGAAAACACCGGGATTAAAGTTTAAAGTTCCATTTATCCAGAAGGTGAATTATTTCCCTAAAAATTTGCTTGAATGGGACGGAGATCCGGGACAGATTCCCACAAAGGATAAAACTTATATCTGGGTGGATACTTTTGCCCGATGGCGGATCAGTGATCCTGTTGTCTATTTCCAGACGGTGAAGGATGAATTTTCTGCACTGAAGAGGCTGGATGATATTATTGACCCGGCCATGCGCGATTTGATTTCCGCATACCCGCTTGTGGAGAGTGTAAGAAACACAGACCGCCCCATGGATACGTTTGATGCCATCCGGGGTCTGGAAGCCAAGGAGGGTGAAGATACCCCTAAACGGATGGTTCGTTATCGTGTGGATTTGGGTCGGGCTGAAATTGCCCGCCAAATAGAAAAACAGGCCCGGGAAAAATTAGCGGATTTCGGAATTCAGATCGTGGATGTTAAGATTAAGCGAATTAATTATATCGACAGTGTTCGAGGTTCTGTATATGACCGGATGATTGCCGAAAGAAATCAGATTGCAGAAAAATTCAGGGCAGAGGGGCAAGGAGAGGCCAGCAATATTCGAGGAGAGAAAGAAAAGGAGTTGCAGGTAATTAAATCCCAGGCGTATAAACAGGCCCAGGAAATAAAGGGAAAGGCCGATGCCCAGGCCACTCGGATCTATTCTGCCGCCTATGGTCAGGATCCCGAATTCTATGCGTTTGTGAAAACCATGGAGCTGTACACAAAGACGCTTGATAAGGATAGCACTGTTATATTGTCAACGGATTCCGAGTTGATGAAATATTTTAAGAAAAGCTCAGATTAACGGCCGTATTGGAGGCTGAGACACATGGGGTATGAGTATTGAGCTGAGTTGATACAACTCAATACTCCCCACGGGCTTAGGAAAGAAAAGGGTGAATCCAGTTTCTTTAGAGAACCTATTTTTTCTTTCTTTGATGTCTGGTTTTGGCAAGGAGCTTTCTATGTTTATGCTTGCGCATTTTTTTTCTTCTCTTTTTTATAACGCTACCCAAAAAAATCACCTCCTTTTAAATTTGTAAAACGGTCATTTGATTTGCTAAATTTTGACTATAGCATAGTTTTGAATTAAGTGTCCATTCTTTTGTTTCATGGAGAAGGCGTGTAAATGACACGGTTTTTTAATGAGAGTGAACTTGAGCAGGTGGCAACAGCAGCACTGCGGGCCGAGGAGGTGGTGTACAATTATTTTAAATTGTCTTCATCTCAATGGCTTAAAAACAGATATGATATTAAAACCGCCAGGGATCTGCTTCCGCATGAACGGGTGGAAGGCCCCTTTGCCCAGGTGCTTAAATATGAAGGCCGGCGACAGGATCTTTCGTTAGGCTCTTCGGTCTTTAGTCTCTACCATGTTTGTATCCAGGACCCTGCGATTATTTCTTTTGTTGCAGAAAAACCCCAAATTGGTCTTGAGCCGTTTCTTTTGTATATTCTGGTTCATGAGCTTGTTCATGTGGTACGGTTTGCACGCTTTGAACATCGCTATGAAAATGCCTGTGAAGCGGAAGTGACTCTTGAAGAAGAAAAAAAAGTACATGGGATTACCCATGATATTATTGCGCCCAAAACAGTGCCCGGAATGTCACAAGTATTTGAATTTTATGCACAATGGTATTGAAAGATCTAAATGAAGAGGTCCTTAAAAATTTTAAGGACCCATCCTTGACAAGGAAAAAAGACTTGTTACTTTAGTTCTGTCTTTCAAGCAAGGAGTCCCGCAAAAGAAGCGGTTTCAGTAATTTAGAAGGAAGGAATAGCCAAAATGCCGGTTTACGAGTACCAATGTAGCAGGTGTGGACATTTAAAAGAGGTTTTTCAAAAAATTTCGGAGTCCCCCCTGGAAGTTTGTCCCAGGTGCAATGGTAAACTAAAAAAGATTATTTCCCAAAGCACCTTTCATCTTAAAGGATCCGGATGGTATGTAACAGATTACGGCGGAGCCAATTCAGGTTCCAAGCCTAAAGAACAATCATCAGCAAAATCAGAAAAGCCAGCTTCCAAATCAGATTCCAAGTAGATGGCGATCTGCTTAACAAGTTGACTTAATTCAAAAATAAAATTCAAATGCGCAACTATTATAATTAAAGGAGAATTGTATCATGAGTTTAAGACCATTGAGCGACAGAATTCTTGTTGAACGTGTTAAAGAAGATGAAAAAACCAAAGGCGGTATCATTATTCCGGATACAGCAAAGGAAAAACCCGCCGAAGGTAAAGTGGTTTCAACCGGTAACGGACGTATGGGTGAAGACGGAAAGCTTCTTCCCATGGATGTGAAAGTCGGTGATCGCGTATTGTTCAGTAAATACGGTGGCACGGAAGTCAAAATTGACG
Encoded here:
- the hflC gene encoding protease modulator HflC, coding for MEDANSNMGRVNAVFFAIAVIAALVLYNSAYVIDETEQVVITQFGRIIGDAKKTPGLKFKVPFIQKVNYFPKNLLEWDGDPGQIPTKDKTYIWVDTFARWRISDPVVYFQTVKDEFSALKRLDDIIDPAMRDLISAYPLVESVRNTDRPMDTFDAIRGLEAKEGEDTPKRMVRYRVDLGRAEIARQIEKQAREKLADFGIQIVDVKIKRINYIDSVRGSVYDRMIAERNQIAEKFRAEGQGEASNIRGEKEKELQVIKSQAYKQAQEIKGKADAQATRIYSAAYGQDPEFYAFVKTMELYTKTLDKDSTVILSTDSELMKYFKKSSD
- a CDS encoding 30S ribosomal protein bS22; translated protein: MIFLGSVIKKRRKKMRKHKHRKLLAKTRHQRKKK
- a CDS encoding FmdB family zinc ribbon protein, which codes for MPVYEYQCSRCGHLKEVFQKISESPLEVCPRCNGKLKKIISQSTFHLKGSGWYVTDYGGANSGSKPKEQSSAKSEKPASKSDSK
- the groES gene encoding co-chaperone GroES is translated as MSLRPLSDRILVERVKEDEKTKGGIIIPDTAKEKPAEGKVVSTGNGRMGEDGKLLPMDVKVGDRVLFSKYGGTEVKIDGVDYLIMRQDDVLGIVE